A region from the Blastocatellia bacterium genome encodes:
- a CDS encoding bile acid:sodium symporter, whose product MATQIITPLLMVVLFSLFARISLVGLREAARDWRYLLPAVGLNFVSTPLIAFFLGWAFLRDEPALWVGLVLALITPCTDWYLIFTDLAGGDVHRNLALLPWNLVLQLVLLPVYLLVFTQTLVPVELSTVVRAFAVYVAIPLVAGQLMRRYRPQAAASVWLARLGFVALALVVMAMFTSHGEIALKRPALFLRMAPPMLSFYLISLSLSWLVSRRLRYPRERFVALACTTTARNSPLALPLAVVLFPAHPVVALSQLIEPILEIPVLIVFSALSRGRRESLTGPMSSCPVSDGK is encoded by the coding sequence GTGGCCACGCAGATCATCACGCCTTTGTTGATGGTCGTGTTGTTTTCGCTCTTTGCCCGCATCTCGCTTGTGGGATTGCGGGAAGCTGCTCGCGATTGGCGCTACCTGTTGCCGGCCGTGGGACTGAACTTTGTGAGCACACCTCTCATCGCCTTTTTCCTGGGCTGGGCGTTTTTGCGGGATGAGCCAGCACTCTGGGTGGGACTCGTGCTGGCGCTGATCACACCCTGCACCGACTGGTATTTGATTTTCACGGATCTCGCCGGGGGTGACGTCCACCGAAATCTGGCGCTGCTGCCCTGGAATCTGGTTCTGCAACTCGTCCTGTTGCCGGTCTACCTTTTGGTCTTCACGCAAACCCTGGTGCCGGTGGAGCTGAGCACAGTTGTACGGGCCTTCGCCGTGTATGTGGCAATTCCCCTCGTTGCTGGCCAGCTCATGCGTCGGTATCGCCCGCAGGCGGCTGCCTCCGTATGGCTGGCGCGACTCGGATTTGTGGCGCTGGCACTGGTGGTGATGGCCATGTTTACCAGTCACGGGGAGATCGCTCTCAAGCGCCCCGCCCTCTTTCTGAGAATGGCGCCGCCCATGTTGAGCTTCTACCTGATTTCCCTTTCTCTATCCTGGCTCGTATCCCGGCGGCTACGGTATCCACGGGAGAGATTTGTCGCGTTGGCCTGTACGACGACCGCGCGTAACTCGCCGCTGGCATTGCCGCTGGCGGTGGTCTTGTTTCCAGCGCATCCGGTCGTGGCCCTCAGTCAGTTGATTGAACCGATCTTGGAAATTCCCGTCCTGATCGTTTTCTCGGCGCTGTCCCGGGGGCGCAGGGAATCCCTCACAGGACCCATGTCATCCTGCCCCGTGTCTGACGGGAAGTAA
- a CDS encoding APC family permease produces MNQTSEPHLTRGFGLLQATALNMSNVVGIGPFITIPLMMATMGGPQAMLGWFLGALLAICDGQVWSELGAAWPGSGGSYRYLREAYGPERWGRLMAFLFIWQFVLSGPLEIASGLIGFSHYASYLWPEMPPLARKLLAAGIGAVALLLLYRRITFLGKVTVTLWVGTVLTMGSILVLGLPHFDPKLAFSFPPGAFDFTTGFFLGLGNAMLIAMYDFLGYYDVCYIGDEVRDPARVIPRSILYCIIACAVAYFSINLTLIGVVPWWEAVNSQFIVSDFMQRLYGRPAAMVVTLMILWTAFGSVFALTLGYSRIPYAAARDGYFFRPFARVHPTKNFPHVSLLVVGAVAIGAAFFRLEEVISALITTRLLVQFIAQIFAVALLRRRLPEAARPYKMWLYPVPAVIAFFGWSYVFLTSGWRYIALGLLTLGLGVGVFFVRARLQRTWPFARPEPVSVTPTAEAEEA; encoded by the coding sequence ATGAACCAAACTTCTGAACCGCATTTGACGCGAGGTTTTGGCCTATTACAGGCGACGGCGCTCAATATGTCGAACGTCGTGGGCATTGGACCGTTCATCACCATTCCACTCATGATGGCCACGATGGGCGGGCCACAAGCCATGCTCGGCTGGTTTCTTGGCGCCTTGCTGGCCATTTGCGACGGGCAGGTCTGGAGTGAGTTGGGCGCGGCTTGGCCAGGTTCCGGCGGCAGCTATCGTTACCTCCGCGAAGCATACGGCCCGGAGCGATGGGGGCGGCTCATGGCCTTCCTGTTCATCTGGCAATTTGTGCTTAGCGGTCCGCTAGAAATCGCTTCCGGCCTGATCGGCTTCTCTCATTATGCGAGCTATCTCTGGCCCGAAATGCCGCCGCTTGCGCGAAAGCTGTTAGCCGCCGGGATCGGCGCGGTGGCGCTTTTGCTGCTCTACCGGCGCATCACCTTTCTGGGCAAAGTAACGGTCACACTCTGGGTGGGCACGGTGCTGACGATGGGGAGCATCCTGGTTCTGGGGCTGCCGCACTTCGATCCCAAGCTCGCGTTCTCCTTCCCGCCGGGAGCATTCGATTTCACAACCGGATTCTTCCTGGGTCTCGGCAATGCGATGCTGATTGCGATGTACGACTTCCTGGGCTACTACGATGTGTGCTACATCGGTGATGAGGTTCGTGATCCGGCGCGAGTGATCCCGCGCTCGATCCTGTATTGCATCATTGCCTGCGCGGTGGCCTACTTCTCCATTAATCTGACCCTTATCGGGGTCGTGCCCTGGTGGGAGGCGGTGAACTCACAATTCATCGTCTCGGATTTCATGCAGCGGCTCTACGGACGCCCGGCGGCGATGGTCGTCACGCTGATGATTCTGTGGACGGCCTTCGGATCGGTATTCGCTCTGACACTCGGCTATTCGCGCATCCCCTATGCGGCGGCGCGTGATGGCTATTTCTTCCGCCCATTTGCCCGCGTTCATCCGACAAAGAACTTCCCTCACGTCTCGCTTCTGGTCGTGGGTGCGGTGGCCATCGGCGCGGCGTTCTTTCGACTGGAAGAAGTCATCAGCGCGTTGATCACGACGCGATTGCTCGTGCAGTTCATCGCTCAAATCTTCGCCGTCGCGCTGCTCAGGCGACGATTGCCGGAGGCGGCGCGACCGTACAAGATGTGGCTCTATCCGGTTCCGGCAGTGATCGCGTTCTTCGGCTGGAGTTATGTCTTTCTCACGTCGGGCTGGCGCTACATAGCGCTGGGATTGCTCACGCTCGGTCTCGGTGTAGGCGTCTTCTTTGTGCGGGCGCGGCTCCAGCGGACCTGGCCATTTGCTCGACCTGAACCGGTGTCGGTCACGCCGACCGCTGAGGCCGAGGAGGCGTGA
- a CDS encoding alpha/beta hydrolase, translating to MGGYIAQELALSDPDLVASLVLVSTSFGGRNAVRMSAETATQMRSELEADDPEVALRRGLSLRFSDRFIAEHPDLINEFVAVRKANLPPRVAWLRQFAACLMFETESRLASPRVPTLILTGDDDPIVPAENSRHLAARISGSRLCVLEGARHLVFIERAEEFNHLVIEFLKAAS from the coding sequence ATGGGGGGCTACATCGCGCAAGAGCTGGCGCTGAGTGATCCCGATCTGGTGGCCAGTCTCGTGCTCGTCTCGACGAGTTTCGGCGGAAGGAACGCCGTACGCATGTCGGCGGAGACGGCGACACAGATGCGCTCGGAGCTAGAAGCCGATGACCCGGAGGTCGCTTTGCGCAGGGGTCTCTCGCTCCGGTTCAGCGACCGATTCATCGCCGAGCATCCCGATCTCATTAACGAGTTCGTTGCCGTGCGGAAAGCGAATCTGCCGCCGCGTGTGGCCTGGCTGCGACAATTTGCCGCCTGTCTCATGTTTGAGACCGAGTCGCGCCTGGCATCTCCCCGCGTGCCCACATTGATCCTGACTGGAGATGATGACCCGATTGTTCCGGCGGAGAACTCGCGCCATCTGGCCGCGAGAATCTCCGGTTCGCGGCTCTGCGTGCTGGAGGGTGCGCGGCATCTCGTTTTCATCGAGCGGGCCGAGGAATTCAATCACCTCGTGATCGAATTCTTAAAGGCGGCGAGTTGA
- a CDS encoding PIN domain-containing protein, whose translation MGVDTTRLEEFLARHRLVGADTMLFIYHLEDHPTYAPLTQVIFEAWETGTTRGVTSVITLLEILVKPKREGHVQAARDYQEMLTTYPNLQLVNLDLRVAEIASDLRAKYNLKTPDAIQVAATQSAGGTAFLTNDPNFRRVTEIEVLLLDDLLTPSQATSQ comes from the coding sequence TTGGGGGTAGATACCACGCGCCTGGAAGAGTTCCTCGCCCGGCACCGATTGGTTGGTGCTGACACGATGCTGTTCATATATCACTTGGAAGACCATCCGACGTATGCTCCGTTGACACAGGTGATCTTCGAGGCCTGGGAGACGGGAACGACGCGAGGTGTGACGTCTGTGATCACGCTGTTGGAAATCCTGGTCAAACCGAAACGCGAAGGACATGTGCAGGCGGCGCGGGACTATCAAGAGATGCTGACGACCTACCCAAATCTGCAACTGGTTAACCTGGATCTGAGAGTTGCTGAGATCGCCTCGGACCTCAGGGCGAAGTACAATCTGAAAACGCCTGATGCCATTCAGGTTGCTGCGACACAGTCCGCCGGTGGAACGGCTTTTCTCACCAATGATCCGAACTTCAGGCGCGTGACCGAAATCGAGGTCCTGCTACTGGATGATTTGCTGACCCCAAGTCAAGCTACTTCTCAGTAA
- a CDS encoding sulfatase, with protein sequence MSRREVIKGAACSLVVAPFVRLTGTVAPRQQQPPTRAPNIVFFMPDDQAQEAMSAYGNKILKTPNMDRIGQEGIRFTEAFVTNSLCSPSRASILTGLYSHTHGILSNGSGPVFRNQPGLRDDQLTFVHLLRQAGYQTALVGKWHIRSWPTGFEHWVILPGQGDYEDPDMIANGVWVKMRGHVDDVVGDQALTFLRQRDKNRPFCLLVHFKSPHWDWRPAKRFEKAFEDVEIPIPRTFADRLEGRPAAVHNAKLDLADLPVFRDQAPESLPREERRRRNYQLLLKNFYRVLLSVDENVGRVLDFLDKNGLTENTIVMHTSDNGFFLGQHGFFDKRLMYEPSIRVPMVVRFPARVKAGQVDTKHMVLNVDVAPTLLELAGVPVPSWMHGRSWVPLLEGQDVPWRDAFLYEYYEYPAEHCVRKHRGVRTDRWKLIHFWEQPEEWELYDLQNDPDELNNLAGRPEHAARMRELQAKLAALRREVGDVDPPGPPPVAAPCTIKIGQEF encoded by the coding sequence ATGAGTCGCCGTGAGGTGATAAAGGGAGCAGCCTGCAGCCTGGTTGTTGCACCGTTTGTGAGATTGACTGGAACCGTAGCACCGAGACAACAGCAGCCGCCGACTCGGGCCCCCAACATCGTCTTCTTTATGCCGGATGATCAGGCGCAGGAGGCCATGAGTGCTTACGGCAATAAAATTCTCAAGACTCCCAACATGGATCGCATCGGCCAAGAAGGCATTCGTTTCACCGAAGCGTTTGTCACCAATTCACTCTGCTCGCCAAGCCGCGCCTCGATCCTCACCGGTCTCTACTCGCACACGCACGGCATTCTCAGCAATGGCTCCGGACCAGTCTTCCGCAACCAGCCGGGACTGCGCGATGATCAGCTCACGTTCGTTCATCTGCTTCGACAAGCAGGCTACCAGACGGCGCTCGTCGGGAAATGGCACATTCGTTCCTGGCCGACCGGCTTCGAGCATTGGGTGATCCTGCCGGGACAGGGCGATTATGAGGACCCTGATATGATCGCCAACGGCGTATGGGTGAAGATGCGTGGTCACGTAGATGACGTTGTGGGCGATCAGGCACTGACCTTCCTGCGACAGCGCGATAAGAATCGTCCGTTCTGTTTGCTCGTACACTTCAAATCGCCTCATTGGGATTGGCGACCGGCTAAACGATTTGAGAAGGCTTTTGAGGACGTGGAGATTCCGATTCCGCGAACCTTCGCCGACCGACTGGAGGGACGACCGGCCGCCGTCCACAATGCCAAACTCGATCTGGCCGATCTGCCCGTCTTCCGCGATCAGGCGCCCGAATCGCTACCGCGCGAGGAGCGGCGACGGCGCAACTATCAACTGCTTCTGAAAAATTTCTACCGCGTGCTGCTCAGTGTGGATGAAAATGTGGGCCGCGTACTCGATTTCCTGGATAAGAACGGGCTGACGGAAAACACGATTGTCATGCACACTTCGGATAATGGCTTCTTCCTCGGCCAGCATGGGTTCTTCGATAAGCGACTTATGTATGAGCCTTCGATCCGCGTGCCGATGGTCGTGCGCTTCCCGGCGCGGGTGAAAGCGGGGCAGGTGGATACCAAGCACATGGTTCTGAATGTTGATGTAGCCCCGACCCTGTTGGAGTTGGCGGGTGTGCCTGTGCCGTCCTGGATGCATGGTCGAAGCTGGGTACCGCTGCTTGAGGGTCAGGATGTGCCCTGGCGCGATGCCTTTCTCTACGAGTATTACGAATATCCGGCCGAGCACTGCGTGCGCAAGCATCGCGGCGTGCGAACCGACCGTTGGAAGCTGATTCACTTCTGGGAACAACCCGAGGAGTGGGAGCTATACGATCTGCAAAACGACCCCGATGAGTTGAACAACCTCGCCGGTCGCCCTGAGCATGCCGCTCGAATGCGGGAGTTGCAGGCGAAACTGGCGGCGTTGCGGCGCGAAGTCGGCGATGTGGATCCACCGGGTCCGCCGCCCGTAGCCGCTCCCTGCACCATCAAAATCGGGCAGGAGTTTTGA
- a CDS encoding zinc-binding dehydrogenase, with translation MATAKAAVMTDFHHPFEIREYPPPDEVEPGAALVRVEMAGICGTDVHLRKGQLPIPRPIILGHETVGTVVKLGEGLETDWTGAPLREGDRVAWYAGRLCGECYYCVQKRQPTRCLKRKAYGITYNCDVSPHFLGGYAEYHHLLPGSAIFKLTDLSTEMVVGAGCALNTAIHGIERMGIGWGDTVVIQGSGPVGLAVAKSAGALTTVMIGGPAHRLELAKTFGADHTINIEEVTDASERIARVKQLTGGYGADAVIECVGMPGVVPEGLEMCRDGGKYLVLGHYGDAGATAINPHVITKKQLTLYGSWASEPRHMALAIEFLGKDGERFPFDQLVSHRFPLDRAFEALQSTAG, from the coding sequence ATGGCAACAGCGAAAGCAGCCGTCATGACGGATTTCCATCACCCCTTCGAGATTCGCGAGTACCCGCCGCCGGATGAAGTGGAGCCGGGCGCGGCGCTCGTGCGCGTCGAGATGGCCGGCATCTGCGGCACCGATGTGCATCTTCGGAAAGGGCAGCTGCCGATCCCTCGCCCGATCATTCTGGGCCACGAAACGGTAGGGACGGTCGTGAAACTCGGCGAGGGACTGGAGACGGATTGGACGGGCGCACCACTTCGGGAAGGAGATCGGGTGGCCTGGTATGCCGGACGACTTTGCGGCGAGTGTTACTACTGCGTACAGAAACGACAGCCGACGCGCTGCCTGAAGCGCAAAGCCTACGGGATCACGTACAACTGCGATGTCAGCCCGCACTTCCTGGGAGGCTACGCTGAGTATCACCACCTCTTGCCCGGATCGGCCATTTTTAAGCTGACCGACTTATCCACGGAAATGGTCGTCGGCGCGGGCTGCGCGCTCAATACGGCCATTCACGGCATCGAGCGCATGGGCATCGGTTGGGGCGATACAGTTGTGATTCAAGGGAGCGGACCGGTGGGACTGGCGGTGGCCAAAAGCGCCGGCGCGCTCACCACTGTCATGATTGGCGGCCCGGCGCATCGGCTCGAACTGGCGAAAACCTTCGGCGCCGATCACACGATCAACATCGAGGAAGTCACAGACGCCAGCGAGCGCATCGCACGCGTCAAGCAGCTTACGGGCGGCTACGGCGCCGATGCAGTGATCGAATGCGTGGGGATGCCAGGGGTGGTCCCCGAAGGATTGGAGATGTGCCGCGACGGCGGGAAATACCTCGTGCTCGGCCACTACGGGGATGCGGGGGCGACGGCGATCAATCCCCACGTCATCACCAAAAAACAACTGACCCTGTACGGCTCGTGGGCGAGCGAGCCCCGCCACATGGCTCTGGCCATTGAGTTCCTGGGAAAGGACGGCGAGCGATTTCCTTTTGATCAACTGGTCTCGCACCGTTTTCCGCTTGATCGTGCCTTCGAGGCGCTGCAAAGCACCGCCGGGTAG
- a CDS encoding alpha/beta fold hydrolase, with product MPRITVGNIEIYYETHGAGEPLLLIAGLGFGAWSWYRQIPAFAREFMTIAFDNRGAGQSDKPDVEYTIKMMADDAAALLRALKIERARSRPFDGGLHRARAGAE from the coding sequence ATGCCTCGGATCACAGTTGGCAACATCGAAATCTACTACGAGACTCATGGTGCTGGCGAGCCGCTACTGCTCATCGCCGGATTGGGGTTTGGCGCCTGGAGCTGGTATCGGCAAATCCCCGCGTTCGCCAGAGAGTTCATGACCATCGCTTTTGACAATCGCGGCGCGGGCCAATCGGACAAACCCGACGTCGAGTACACGATCAAGATGATGGCGGATGATGCCGCCGCTCTGCTTCGGGCCTTGAAGATCGAACGCGCGCGTTCTCGGCCATTCGATGGGGGGCTACATCGCGCAAGAGCTGGCGCTGAGTGA
- the tsaD gene encoding tRNA (adenosine(37)-N6)-threonylcarbamoyltransferase complex transferase subunit TsaD, translated as MLILGIETSCDETAAAVVEDGRQIRSSLVATQFTVHQPYGGIVPELASREHLRNIVPIVEGALMQAGVTVSDIDAVAVTQGPGLIGSLLVGICYAKALAYAQRKPLIGINHHEGHIFSVVFEHPSLRYPSLALIVSGGDTSLFWIPEPEVYQVLGHTRDDAAGEAFDKVAKLLGLGYPGGPIIDELARRGDPHAIPFTVPRMSDGRIDFSFSGLKTAVLRYVREHRIEPVTDRAHPSQQVLDLLASFQNTVVRTLMSRLRKAMETYRAETIILAGGVACNSQLRQEARRFAEERGIAVVYPSPHLTTDNAAMIAAAAYPKLLRGEHADFDLTADPGLRLGVSQRSGPRDGRSG; from the coding sequence ATGTTAATTCTTGGCATTGAGACATCGTGCGACGAAACGGCGGCTGCCGTCGTTGAGGATGGTCGGCAGATCCGCTCCAGTCTCGTGGCCACCCAGTTCACCGTCCACCAACCCTACGGGGGGATCGTCCCGGAACTCGCCTCGCGGGAACACCTGAGAAATATCGTCCCGATCGTCGAAGGGGCCCTGATGCAAGCGGGAGTCACTGTATCGGACATTGATGCGGTGGCTGTGACGCAGGGGCCGGGATTGATCGGATCGTTGCTCGTGGGGATTTGTTATGCAAAGGCCCTCGCCTACGCTCAGCGGAAGCCGCTCATTGGCATCAATCATCACGAAGGGCACATTTTTTCCGTCGTGTTCGAACACCCATCGCTCAGGTATCCCTCGCTCGCGCTGATCGTCAGCGGAGGAGATACGAGCTTGTTCTGGATTCCTGAGCCGGAGGTTTATCAGGTGCTGGGTCACACTCGCGACGATGCTGCGGGCGAAGCGTTTGACAAAGTGGCCAAGCTGCTCGGTCTCGGCTATCCCGGCGGGCCGATCATTGATGAACTGGCCCGTCGCGGTGATCCCCACGCCATTCCCTTCACGGTTCCCCGGATGAGTGACGGAAGGATTGATTTCAGTTTCAGCGGCCTGAAAACCGCCGTCCTGCGCTATGTCCGCGAGCACCGAATCGAACCCGTCACGGATCGTGCCCATCCCTCCCAGCAGGTTCTCGATCTTCTGGCGAGTTTTCAGAACACGGTTGTGAGGACGCTCATGAGTCGGTTGAGGAAGGCGATGGAGACCTATCGGGCCGAAACGATCATCCTCGCGGGGGGCGTTGCCTGTAATAGCCAACTCCGGCAGGAGGCCCGCCGTTTCGCTGAGGAACGAGGCATCGCCGTCGTCTATCCCTCGCCGCATTTGACCACGGACAATGCCGCCATGATTGCGGCAGCGGCCTATCCCAAACTGCTGCGGGGGGAGCACGCGGACTTTGATCTCACTGCTGATCCGGGACTGCGGCTTGGTGTGAGTCAGCGGTCTGGCCCAAGGGATGGGCGCTCAGGATAG
- the mtnA gene encoding S-methyl-5-thioribose-1-phosphate isomerase encodes MIKTVEWTDEGVRLIDQRKLPQEEVYPVFRTHAEVAQAIKDMVVRGAPAIGVTAAYGVALGIKNSRATTLDELAAEVEEICRVLRAARPTAANLFWAVERMRQSFMTACRHTRSLEHVKQWVIAEAEKMHREDIETNWRMGHQGADLLPDPATVLTHCNTGALATSGGVGTALGVIRVAVLQGKRVHVYVDETRPFLQGARLTAWELVKEKIPATLITDSMAGYFMRRGVIDAVLVGADRIAANGDVANKIGTYSLAVLARENQIPFYVVAPTSTLDLTLATGEDIPIEERSAEEVTHINGVRIAPEGIAVANPAFDVTPHEYVTAIVTERGIARAPYSESLRALMSNLLADEAPAPAREAC; translated from the coding sequence ATGATCAAGACGGTTGAATGGACAGACGAAGGGGTTCGCTTGATTGACCAACGGAAGTTGCCGCAGGAGGAGGTCTACCCCGTCTTTCGCACGCACGCCGAGGTCGCTCAGGCCATCAAAGACATGGTCGTCCGGGGTGCTCCGGCCATTGGAGTGACGGCTGCTTACGGAGTGGCTCTGGGGATCAAAAACTCACGGGCGACGACCCTCGATGAACTGGCAGCGGAAGTTGAGGAGATTTGTCGGGTCTTACGGGCCGCGCGGCCCACAGCCGCCAATTTGTTCTGGGCTGTCGAACGGATGCGGCAGAGTTTCATGACGGCCTGTCGGCACACGCGCTCGCTGGAGCACGTCAAACAATGGGTCATCGCAGAGGCCGAGAAGATGCATCGGGAGGACATCGAAACCAACTGGCGCATGGGCCATCAGGGAGCAGATCTGTTGCCCGATCCTGCGACGGTATTGACCCACTGCAATACAGGGGCGCTTGCCACATCTGGCGGTGTGGGAACGGCTCTGGGTGTTATTCGCGTGGCCGTGCTTCAAGGCAAGCGCGTGCATGTCTACGTGGATGAGACGCGTCCTTTCCTCCAGGGCGCCCGACTGACGGCCTGGGAACTCGTGAAAGAGAAGATCCCGGCGACGCTCATCACCGACAGCATGGCCGGTTATTTCATGCGTCGGGGGGTGATTGACGCAGTGCTCGTCGGAGCCGACCGTATCGCTGCCAACGGGGATGTGGCCAATAAGATCGGAACCTATTCGCTCGCTGTTCTCGCCCGTGAGAATCAAATCCCGTTCTACGTCGTCGCTCCGACTTCGACGCTCGATCTCACGCTGGCGACGGGCGAGGACATTCCGATCGAAGAGCGATCCGCCGAAGAAGTCACACACATCAACGGCGTGCGGATCGCGCCCGAAGGGATCGCCGTGGCCAACCCGGCGTTTGATGTGACGCCGCACGAGTATGTGACCGCGATTGTTACGGAGCGAGGGATCGCCCGCGCCCCCTACAGCGAGAGCCTGCGTGCTCTGATGAGCAACCTGTTGGCGGACGAAGCGCCCGCGCCGGCACGTGAAGCATGTTAA
- a CDS encoding aldehyde dehydrogenase family protein, translated as MTKEYPFIIGGEHRTSAEKVEIRNPYNQEVIAAVNYASAHDAQEAIARAASAFEMTRQWPSYRRADVLRRVANELTERKEELAELITLEAGKPIRDARTEVARAIQTFTVASEEARRLGGELLPLDWLAGSENRWAVVRRFPIGPILGITPFNFPLNLVAHKVAPALASGNPIIIKPAPQTPLSALRLGEIVYEAGWPEGGLSVLPCSNDVAGLMLTDERIKKLSFTGSAAVGWMLKAQVPKKKVTLELGGNAAVIVHEDADLDWAAKRCVQGGFAYAGQTCISVQRIYAHEAVYEPFLERLLEGVRNLVVGNPRDEKTDVGPMISVAAAERAESWIREAVQAGAKVLIGGERSGAFLMPTVLTDVAPEMKVSCEEVFAPVVIVNRYADFDEAIRQVNSSRYGLQAGIFTRNVNRIFHAYQAIDVGGLIINDVPTYRADHMPYGGVKDSGFGREGVRSAIEEMTEPRVLVLNLG; from the coding sequence ATGACGAAAGAGTATCCCTTCATAATCGGCGGCGAGCATCGCACGTCGGCGGAGAAAGTGGAGATTCGCAATCCGTACAACCAAGAGGTGATTGCTGCGGTCAACTATGCATCGGCGCACGATGCGCAGGAAGCCATCGCGCGGGCGGCCTCGGCGTTTGAGATGACGCGGCAGTGGCCATCCTACAGGCGGGCCGACGTGCTCCGTCGCGTGGCTAATGAGCTTACGGAACGCAAAGAGGAACTCGCCGAGCTGATCACGCTGGAGGCGGGAAAGCCCATACGGGATGCGCGCACTGAGGTCGCGCGCGCCATTCAGACGTTCACGGTCGCCTCCGAGGAAGCCAGGCGATTGGGTGGAGAACTGCTGCCCCTGGATTGGCTTGCGGGTTCGGAAAATCGCTGGGCCGTCGTTCGCCGATTTCCCATCGGGCCGATTCTCGGCATCACGCCCTTCAATTTCCCCTTGAATCTGGTGGCGCACAAGGTGGCTCCGGCGCTGGCCTCAGGCAATCCCATCATCATCAAGCCGGCGCCGCAGACGCCGCTATCAGCCCTGCGGCTGGGTGAGATCGTGTACGAGGCGGGCTGGCCGGAAGGGGGCTTGAGTGTCCTTCCCTGCTCCAACGACGTCGCCGGGCTGATGCTCACCGATGAGCGCATCAAGAAGCTCTCGTTCACCGGCAGCGCCGCTGTCGGGTGGATGTTGAAAGCGCAGGTGCCGAAGAAGAAGGTGACGCTGGAACTCGGCGGAAATGCCGCCGTCATCGTGCACGAAGACGCCGATCTGGACTGGGCGGCCAAACGTTGCGTTCAAGGCGGCTTCGCTTACGCGGGTCAAACCTGCATCTCGGTCCAGCGGATCTACGCGCACGAGGCCGTGTATGAGCCATTTCTCGAACGCTTGTTGGAGGGCGTGAGGAACCTCGTCGTCGGCAATCCGAGAGATGAGAAGACTGATGTCGGCCCAATGATCAGCGTGGCCGCGGCCGAACGTGCCGAGAGCTGGATTCGGGAAGCGGTTCAGGCCGGGGCGAAAGTCCTCATCGGCGGCGAGCGCAGTGGAGCATTTTTGATGCCGACGGTTCTCACAGATGTCGCGCCGGAGATGAAAGTGAGTTGCGAGGAAGTCTTTGCGCCGGTGGTCATCGTGAATCGCTACGCCGATTTTGACGAGGCCATCCGCCAGGTCAATAGTTCGCGCTACGGATTGCAGGCGGGCATCTTCACCCGGAATGTGAACCGCATCTTTCATGCCTACCAGGCGATTGACGTGGGCGGGCTAATCATCAACGATGTGCCCACCTATCGTGCTGATCACATGCCCTACGGAGGCGTCAAAGACTCCGGGTTTGGCCGCGAGGGCGTCCGCTCGGCCATCGAGGAGATGACCGAACCGCGCGTGCTCGTCCTGAACCTGGGGTGA